The Humulus lupulus chromosome 4, drHumLupu1.1, whole genome shotgun sequence genome has a window encoding:
- the LOC133831112 gene encoding uncharacterized protein LOC133831112, whose product MSDHHHHHHHHPRLSNLRTTAQLLREASTTFTTNLATFLFLSLLIFSFRTVVENGTHFVTSFIDRDPSLKSLLSRLDLAGNQHQNNRLRSSSSDSPSPATLRRHHRRRPFLHLTRVGTLDDDFFSGDDDDDRSLFGSYRKDSVNASIVLYTSLGPKMGFSDLVIDNGIRVSEVVRYGVTFRTEEKDEKKDQDEEKQDGVSSGLENGHQEESDRIVDLQFFIKGLELGRRDAALLFFLVSFLSAAYGWVILGFLVTYSWVLGIVFTTVVNDLLGRFNSFAGLIWDGSRLGLKRLSGFILMRWAVRDALTQLLGLWYFGEIEDQYSFFKLFVRLKLMPFSVMSPWIRGFEKEISGFLFTWFLLDTFVAFVFAVDAWIAIVDSRKSGREIVKEGCYLISTMFNQAVQVKCLEAVFCGSFLRWVLARVCGKSFAKLFQSTMEVYFMVVWLIFYFAARCKDANSQGRRFGRREMENLIDGLR is encoded by the coding sequence ATGAgcgaccaccaccaccaccaccaccaccatccaCGGCTGAGCAACCTCCGCACGACGGCCCAGCTTCTTAGAGAAGCCAGCACCACCTTCACCACCAACCTCGCCACCTTCCTCTTCCTCTCTCTCCTCATCTTCTCTTTCCGTACAGTCGTCGAGAATGGCACCCACTTCGTCACCTCCTTCATTGATCGTGACCCTTCTCTAAAGTCTCTCCTCTCTCGCCTCGACCTCGCCGGAAACCAACACCAGAATAATCGTCTTCGTTCCTCCTCATCTGATTCCCCCTCTCCCGCCACGCTTCGTCGACACCACCGTCGTCGACCTTTTCTTCATCTCACTAGGGTTGGAACCCTCGACGATGACTTCTTTTCTGGAGATGACGACGATGATCGAAGCCTCTTTGGATCTTATCGAAAAGATTCCGTTAATGCTAGCATCGTTTTGTACACCAGCTTGGGTCCGAAGATGGGTTTCTCCGATCTGGTTATTGATAATGGGATTAGGGTTTCGGAGGTTGTTCGGTATGGGGTTACTTTTAGAACCGAGGAGAAAGATGAGAAGAAGGATCAAGACGAGGAGAAGCAAGACGGTGTATCGTCTGGATTGGAGAACGGTCATCAAGAAGAATCGGATCGGATTGTGGATTTGCAGTTCTTCATTAAGGGTTTGGAGCTCGGCCGTCGTGATGCGGCGTTGCTGTTCTTCCTTGTGAGTTTCTTATCTGCAGCTTATGGGTGGGTAATACTAGGGTTTCTGGTAACGTATTCTTGGGTTTTGGGCATTGTTTTCACCACTGTTGTTAATGATCTATTAGGGCGATTTAATTCTTTTGCTGGACTAATCTGGGATGGGTCAAGATTAGGGCTTAAGAGGCTATCTGGGTTCATTCTAATGAGATGGGCAGTGAGAGATGCATTGACTCAGCTTCTTGGTTTGTGGTATTTTGGAGAAATTGAAGACCAGTATTCGTTTTTCAAGTTGTTTGTGAGGTTGAAACTGATGCCGTTCTCTGTTATGTCTCCGTGGATTCGAGGTTTCGAAAAGGAGATTTCAGGGTTTTTGTTTACTTGGTTCTTGTTGGATACATTTGTGGCTTTTGTGTTCGCTGTGGATGCTTGGATTGCCATAGTTGATTCGAGGAAGAGTGGAAGAGAAATTGTTAAAGAAGGCTGTTATTTGATATCCACCATGTTTAACCAAGCTGTCCAAGTTAAATGTTTGGAAGCTGTGTTTTGTGGCTCATTTTTGAGGTGGGTTTTGGCTCGGGTTTGTGGCAAGTCTTTTGCCAAGCTTTTTCAGTCCACCATGGAAGTTTACTTCATGGTTGTTTGGCTTATCTTTTACTTTGCGGCAAGATGTAAAGATGCTAATTCTCAGGGAAGGAGGTTTGGGCGAAGGGAAATGGAGAACTTGATTGATGGCCTTAGATGA